From the Rhinolophus sinicus isolate RSC01 linkage group LG02, ASM3656204v1, whole genome shotgun sequence genome, one window contains:
- the LOC109447774 gene encoding LOW QUALITY PROTEIN: prostaglandin E2 receptor EP3 subtype (The sequence of the model RefSeq protein was modified relative to this genomic sequence to represent the inferred CDS: inserted 3 bases in 2 codons) yields the protein METRGYGRAPFCTHLSHSYAGMWAPERSSQALGNLTRPPEPAXLSIAFPITMLNTGFVGNALAILLVSRSYRHRESKRKISFLLCVGWXLTDLMGQLLTSPVVIVVYLSKQHWEPLDPAGRLCTFCGLTMTVFGLSSLFIASAMAVERALAIRAPHWYASHRKTRATRSVMFGVWLAVLAFALLPVLGVGQYSIQWPGTWCFISTGGGGNGRSSSRNWGNLFFASTFAFLGLSALTIVFACNLATIKALVSCCWAKVMASQSSAQWGQIMTETAIQLLGIVCVLSVCWSPLLIMMLKMIFNQTSVEHCKTHPEKQKECNLFLIAVYLASLNQILDPWVYLLLRKILLRKFCQVANAVSSCSSDGQKGQPISLSNEIMQTGA from the exons ATGGAGACCCGGGGCTACGGGCGCGCTCCTTTCTGCACCCACCTCAGCCACTCCTACGCGGGCATGTGGGCGCCAGAGCGCTCCTCCCAGGCGCTGGGCAACCTCACGCGTCCCCCGGAGCCCGC ATTGTCCATAGCTTTCCCGATCACCATGCTGAACACCGGCTTTGTGGGTAACGCGCTGGCCATACTGCTGGTGTCGCGGAGCTACCGGCACCGGGAGAGCAAGCGCAAGATATCGTTTCTGCTGTGCGTCGGCT CACTCACGGACCTGATGGGGCAGCTGCTCACCAGCCCTGTGGTCATCGTCGTGTACCTGTCCAAGCAGCACTGGGAGCCCCTCGACCCGGCGGGAAGGCTGTGCACTTTCTGTGGTCTGACCATGACTGTCTTTGGGCTCTCCTCGCTCTTCATCGCCAGCGCCATGGCCGTCGAGCGGGCGCTGGCCATCCGAGCGCCTCACTGGTACGCGAGCCACAGGAAGACGCGTGCCACCCGCTCAGTGATGTTCGGCGTGTGGCTGGCGGTGCTCGCTTTCGCCCTGTTGCCGGTGCTGGGCGTGGGCCAGTACAGCATCCAGTGGCCTGGGACGTGGTGCTTCATTAGCACCGGGGGAGGAGGCAATGGGAGGAGCTCTTCGCGCAACTGGGGCAACCTTTTCTTCGCCTCCACCTTTGCCTTCCTGGGACTCTCAGCTCTGACCATCGTGTTCGCCTGCAACCTGGCCACCATTAAGGCCCTGGTATCCTGCTGCTGGGCCAAAGTCATGGCATCGCAGTCCAGCGCCCAGTGGGGCCAGATCATGACTGAGACCGCCATCCAACTTTTGGGGATCGTGTGTGTGCTGTCGGTCTGCTGGTCACCATTG ttgataaTGATGTTGAAAATGATCTTCAATCAGACATCAGTTGAGCACTGTAAGACGCAcccagaaaagcagaaagaatgcAACTTGTTCTTAATAGCTGTCTACTTGGCTTCACTGAACCAGATCTTGGATCCCTGGGTTTATCTGCTGCTAAGAAAGATCCTTCTTCGAAAGTTTTGCCAGGTAGCAAATGCTGTCTCCAGCTGCTCTAGTGATGGACAGAAAGGGCAGCCTATCTCATTATCCAATGAAATAATGCAGACAGGAGCATGA